The Tripterygium wilfordii isolate XIE 37 chromosome 18, ASM1340144v1, whole genome shotgun sequence nucleotide sequence CATTTCACTGAAAAGAGAGACAAAAGGATTAACAAGGTTGTTGCAATAATTCCGACTTCTCCAACTTTTACACAAACAGTAACGCTAAGAATTGCCCTTGATAATATGGTCAATTGGTCATTAAGGATAGTATTACACTCATTCCTATTCCAAAACAACTATGAATCACCACTCTTTTGCCTAGGGTCCTTGGCCTTACAATCATAACCTCCCTATAGCAGAACAACAATAGCACCATTGAATCATACAATTGGCATAAACAAAACGAAAAATTGAAGGAAGAGCGAACCCACCTTGGAGTTTGAGAGAGACGATGCCATCTTCAACAGACACAACATCGACGTTTCCACCATCGGCAATCAGATAAGGCCTAACATCCTCGAGAACAAGGTCCACGTTTTGACAAGTGAGCTCGAATTTCTGGGCAGAGTAGAGCCCCGGAGAAGATGAACCAGTGGGCGCGGTTGGTGTCGATGCCTTAATGGCCGTATTGAAAAGAACCCTTCTCTGAAATTCTGGAATTCGTTGTCCAAAGGCAACGGACTGTGGGCGTTGATGGGATTCGATCGGAATTTTTGGAAAAAACAAGGGGATTTTGGATATCAACGTAGGTGTCAGAAACGCCATTGTTGGATGCTGAAGCCTGAAGGTGAATGAGCAGTGTACGACTGGTCAAAGGTTTTTGTTTTgctctaatttttttattcaattattgattttgttagaaaatatttattttttacctTCATATTCACTGCAGATTCTTCTCAGTGAAACGAACAAAAATGGGAAGAACGTAAGCAAGTCCTGACATTGGGAATGACTACAGACTACAGTAGTAAAACACAGCCACTGAACACAGTTATTATCAGCTACACTGCTCTCTCTCACTCATAAAAGCAACAACTTGCTTTTGATTGTgaaaaaacaagagagaaagaagagcgAGAATAGGAACTCTGACTCTCTCTGAGCTGTCTAGGGTTTTCTGCTTCTAAAATGGTGGGTTTCGAGGCAGATCAAGGATCAATCTTCGGCAAAGGCAACAAGGTGGAGGTCAGCAGCGACGAGGAAGGATTCAAAGGCGCATGGTATAGAGCCTGCCTTCTTGAATCGTATCCCAAGTCTGtttataagaagaaaaagaaagtcttGGTCGAGTATGAGACCTTGGTCATGGAAGACGGGTCCAGTCCTTTGGTTGAGCATGTTGACCCTGCTTACATTAGGCCTTTGCCGCCTGAAGATGATACTGGTTGCCAGGATTTTGAGGTAAATGAGATCGTTGATGCCGGGTACCGTGACGGGTGGTGGGTTGGTACTGTAAGGAAGGTTCTCCAGGGTTCCAGGTACAGAGTCTATTTTGATAACCCTCCAGATGTTATTGATTTCGACGGTAGAGATCTGAGATTGCACTGGGATTGGTATTTCGGCAATTGGGTCCGACCCGTGAGAGAGGTAATTGATGTTTCTGACTGAAGATCCGAAATTGTGGTTGTGTTAGGttattttcttttgggtttatCATTTTTTGAGTTGCCATGCAGTTGCTGATTCTTTCAAAAAATGAAGTCTGTTGCTTTTAAGTAAGCTGCAGTGAACAAAAGGTAGTTGACAAGATGAGTAGCCAAATGTCAGATACTGAAATTTTCTGAATGATCTCTGCTTTATAGGTTTTTTTGGTTGTTCTGAATTCTGATGACCTGCCCTTTGCATATAAGCTTCTTGCGGGTGTGAAAGCCAACCATAAATCCTAGTGTTAGGCGCCTTCTACCGACTTGCCGATGGAAATTACCTATCATATTACGTGCTTAGCatgaccttttctttttgtttcatttagATTACTTATGCAATTATTTAATGTCTTTACCAGCCTTACGTTAGGTACTTGCAAGTGTGTTGAAAAACAGAACTTGATCTTGCAATTTTCTTTAGTAGATGAATTCACCCCTTTTTGTAGTAATGAAGCACTTTCTGGGACTGCTTGTAGGCACCATTTTCCTTTATATTTTCAGCCCCTACCCCCGGCGTCCTTTTCGCATCTTTTATGGAAGATTCTATGTCTTCCGCAAACTGCAGTATGCATGTTAATGTAATTTTGCTTTTGGTATAATGGTTCTTCAAATATTTCTTGTGGACAGTCCGTAAAACCTTGTCTTTCATTCAGCTTCTGTACTATTCTTTTTGTCACTGTTATCTTATTGACTTTTTGCCATACTTTATTGAGTTGTGGCATTTTATTGTTGAAGCAAATGGCAGAGTCGATTTTTAGCTCTGGGGCTGCAGTGGAAGTAAATCCTGATAGCCCAAGCCATTGTGATGTTTGGTTCCCTGCAATTGTTGTTAAAGATTACGGTGACAACAATTTCTTTGTGAAGTATAACCCAGAATATGGCGAGGACGTGgatgcaaaaaaaatttatgtagaTTTGCTCCATATTAGACCTATACCTCCCCTTTATCAAGATAGGAGTTATGAGTTACTGGAGAAAGTGGATACATCATATGGTACTGGTTGGCGGGCTGGAGTAATTACCAAAGATCTTACTGGTGGGAAGTACACTGTATTCTCTAAACAAGGTAATGAGGATAAAGAGCTCAGTCACTCAGAAATAAGGCCTCATCTTGAATGGATTGATGGGAAATGGATCAGTGCGTCCAAGGTATAGTTTCTTTAACTGTGCACCTGTTATGAGTGAGTATTTGTATCTCATATTATTTGGTGATCACCTGTTCTTTATCAGTTCttatgtagttttgttgttctTTCCCCCTTGATCTAAAAGGGACTTTTCTCAGTCAGGTTGGATTTTCTCTTCATCTTAAATGAACTCTTAGTACTATTTGTTGAGCTATTATATGGTCATAAAAAGGCGGATACAAAAATTTTGCTCTTCCTTAATTTGTTTGGAATTTGTGTGTTTTCACTTGTAGTTCTGGATAAAATTGACCCAGTTGAATGAAATTGTGATTTATCCATCTTGAGTTTAGAAAAAAGGTACGGTGAATGAGTCTTACATTTGATTTATCATGTCGTCACAATTATGCTCGGAATCTTAATTCTGGAGGACATTTTCAATTTCTGAGTTTCAGGGTTTGTCCTTACTATAACTACTATGTTCTAGCTCAATGGTGTTGGGTGTATTCTTGTTTCAGGAAATTTTCGTAGCTTCTGACTGTCTAGAACAATCTGTGGATGCCTTGAGCAATACCCATAATTCTGAAGTAGTTCTTCAGCTTGAAAGTACCGGTGCCTCCCACAACTCCGAGGCGGCTGTTCTACTGGAAAGTGCAGGTGCTTCCCTCAACTCTGAGTTTGTCGTCCAACTTGAAATGGCAGGTGCTTTCAGGTATCACACTGAAGATAAAAGTCCTCGTTCCACAAGTGTAGGGAACAAACTGATTGCTGCTGGATCTGAAAATTCCCCTTCCTATTATTTGCATTCCAGCAAGAAAAGGTTTAggattgcagctcctaatcgtTGTTATATGAATTCACGACCACGCAAAGATCCAATGCAAGAAGATTATGAAGAGGTTCCATTATCTGAAGCATTGAACTTAAATAAGGCGCCTCTTGAAATGCTAACTAAAGAAACAACCCATGGTTCGGCCACCCCAAAGAAAGGTGGTTCGGTTAAGAGATTCTCTAGAAGTCCTGCAGTTGTTAATTGGGATTTTTCTCAACCGGAGAGCTCTTTTTGTGGAAAGAATATTGTGAGTTAAGTTTTCCTAAGTGCTCCATTTAttctgctttcttttcttttgaatatttatgagAAAAACATGTAAGGAAATAAGGATTCATATGGCTGTACCACCATCCTAGGTTTGTTATTTCTTCAAGTTTCACTTGAGAATTGTAAAGATTGACACAGCAGTACCACTAGCCTAAGCTTTCATTTCATAACATTGTGTCCTTCCTTTGTGTTCCCTTTTTGAAGTTCTTagcataaaattttttgttATCACATCTTGACCATTgggttttgtttcttcatttcagtaTTACCCTGACACTGTTGTATCTGATCCTATTTGAGAAATTGTTTGATTGTAGAATTTAACTGCCTAAACACACTCATCTGTTTCTGATTTATAGAATTGGGATCTGTTAATTGTTGTATCAGTTATCTTTCGTAATCTGTTACATAAAGAGTTTGAGCAAGGTGTTTTAGAATGAGTTATCTAAGAACTCAGGGAACCCAATCTTTGAATTGAAGCAATTGGAATGGATGCGTTGTCTCTCCACATCTCATTCTTTATTGGCAAGGATGATTCATTAGGCTTTGTTTCTTACTGATCCAATAGATGCATTAGCAAGTGTTCCCATTTAGATCTTGGTTCTGGCTTTTCTCCAACTGCACTTTTGAGTGACGCATTTCTGATTAATGCACACgggtcattattattattatatatggcATGCATCTGTGCGTCACAAAATGCATTTTGTGAAACTTGGAAACTTTTAATGAAGGAATAGGGTCTTGTTcataattgtttaattttcaatctTTGTGGGTTTGTAGATGACACTTTTTATTATTGGTGCAGAAGGCGAAGAATCTGAATGGGGATGAACTGGGCTGCCTGAAAATATGTTCTGCGACAAGGAAAAAACGATCTggaaaattaaagtcaaatatAACGCCGGTTTCAGCAGCGGGTATATATCTTTGTTATTAATTACTGGTTGCGCTGATTTTGTGTTCTGTATGATAGAAACTTATTATGCATGTTCAGGTAAGAGGAACAGTGCAAGAGATATTGCTTCTATTGACATGAATGAAGATGGCGCAAAAGTGAATGATGCCGGGGTCCCTGTCATTTGTGCTCTCAAGGCCAGAGGAATTAAAGACTCGCGGTCTAAGAATTCTTCTCAACTTGAAAATGAGGACCCATTGAAGCTAATGATGGATCTAAATGAGAAGACAAATAATCGGGCACGAGATAAGAGTGCGGTAAGCTCTGGGACATGTAAAAGCTTTGTTGAGGCCATTTGCTTAGCCTTCTTGTAATCTTCTTTGCACCATCTTGTTGATCTAACAAATCATTTTCCTTGTATGTCTTTATTTTGGACTAGACTAGGAGCTCTCGTTAATTTAATTCAGCCACTGGAAACTTTATTATAGAATGGTAATTGCAGTGGAGCTGTTTAATTCATACTGTCACAGCACCTCCTAGCAGGTTAATAGATAATGAATTTTTGGGTTGAAATGGGAAGCTAACGGGGTCGGGTGCACTTAGCTTGCAGAGGAATTTCATACTTTAGATGATACCTGTTGTCATGGGTATAGTTGACAATGTTTTAAAGCTATGGACATTAGACTGTTGTTTAACAATAGCCCATAACGGTGattatcaataaattttatggCTTTATACAGTCTAAAAAATGAGGTTCACCATTTTTCAGTTGTGACTGTTTTTAAGTGCCAGCTGAAAGTGAAAATTTTCGTTGGGGAAAAATGGAATTCATGTTGTTCATTCAAAAAAACTAAACACAAACCTTctgaaat carries:
- the LOC119983958 gene encoding nifU-like protein 1, chloroplastic; amino-acid sequence: MAFLTPTLISKIPLFFPKIPIESHQRPQSVAFGQRIPEFQRRVLFNTAIKASTPTAPTGSSSPGLYSAQKFELTCQNVDLVLEDVRPYLIADGGNVDVVSVEDGIVSLKLQGACGSCPSSTTTMKMGIERVLREKFGDELKDIQQVYDEEVSETTVEAVNGHLDILRPAIKNFGGSVEVLSVEAGECRVKYEGPESIGSGVKAAIKEKFPDIVNVVFTA
- the LOC119983952 gene encoding DUF724 domain-containing protein 2-like isoform X3, whose translation is MVGFEADQGSIFGKGNKVEVSSDEEGFKGAWYRACLLESYPKSVYKKKKKVLVEYETLVMEDGSSPLVEHVDPAYIRPLPPEDDTGCQDFEVNEIVDAGYRDGWWVGTVRKVLQGSRYRVYFDNPPDVIDFDGRDLRLHWDWYFGNWVRPVREQMAESIFSSGAAVEVNPDSPSHCDVWFPAIVVKDYGDNNFFVKYNPEYGEDVDAKKIYVDLLHIRPIPPLYQDRSYELLEKVDTSYGTGWRAGVITKDLTGGKYTVFSKQGNEDKELSHSEIRPHLEWIDGKWISASKEIFVASDCLEQSVDALSNTHNSEVVLQLESTGASHNSEAAVLLESAGNKLIAAGSENSPSYYLHSSKKRFRIAAPNRCYMNSRPRKDPMQEDYEEVPLSEALNLNKAPLEMLTKETTHGSATPKKGGSVKRFSRSPAVVNWDFSQPESSFCGKNIKAKNLNGDELGCLKICSATRKKRSGKLKSNITPVSAAGKRNSARDIASIDMNEDGAKVNDAGVPVICALKARGIKDSRSKNSSQLENEDPLKLMMDLNEKTNNRARDKSAKSRGGSQKRKRGRPRKLVISELNVEEAGEVQQGAGGDTGGTGAEDCVFSEFIMPVLQQLDSTDSSGASEPGTAEVSQKEDCMRKEVDMAITVVSDNIADDDQPLSSWFCGNHSSTSLEELRLASGRIANGGRKRRGRQLGSTPESCVLVTVDDSIPCRTASLPFVKGSPIWRTIESMEVFRILPQEPHFYPLAECKEEHREGSAIGMMVTFASLFEKMSTLQIDDPSSVFYRSLETLEDLEKHGFDVTRLQDRVHQLLSIKDEHVQLLNGSKDFEKELVVHIQETTTLNEEAREIERKMSEIQKQLKAIRSKKEAKDDEIAKLRSEMEAANSCIQNIRSDFQKQATASWKLP
- the LOC119983952 gene encoding DUF724 domain-containing protein 2-like isoform X4; amino-acid sequence: MVGFEADQGSIFGKGNKVEVSSDEEGFKGAWYRACLLESYPKSVYKKKKKVLVEYETLVMEDGSSPLVEHVDPAYIRPLPPEDDTGCQDFEVNEIVDAGYRDGWWVGTVRKVLQGSRYRVYFDNPPDVIDFDGRDLRLHWDWYFGNWVRPVREQMAESIFSSGAAVEVNPDSPSHCDVWFPAIVVKDYGDNNFFVKYNPEYGEDVDAKKIYVDLLHIRPIPPLYQDRSYELLEKVDTSYGTGWRAGVITKDLTGGKYTVFSKQGNEDKELSHSEIRPHLEWIDGKWISASKEIFVASDCLEQSVDALSNTHNSEVVLQLESTGASHNSEAAVLLESAGASLNSEFVVQLEMAGAFSKKRFRIAAPNRCYMNSRPRKDPMQEDYEEVPLSEALNLNKAPLEMLTKETTHGSATPKKGGSVKRFSRSPAVVNWDFSQPESSFCGKNIKAKNLNGDELGCLKICSATRKKRSGKLKSNITPVSAAGKRNSARDIASIDMNEDGAKVNDAGVPVICALKARGIKDSRSKNSSQLENEDPLKLMMDLNEKTNNRARDKSAKSRGGSQKRKRGRPRKLVISELNVEEAGEVQQGAGGDTGGTGAEDCVFSEFIMPVLQQLDSTDSSGASEPGTAEVSQKEDCMRKEVDMAITVVSDNIADDDQPLSSWFCGNHSSTSLEELRLASGRIANGGRKRRGRQLGSTPESCVLVTVDDSIPCRTASLPFVKGSPIWRTIESMEVFRILPQEPHFYPLAECKEEHREGSAIGMMVTFASLFEKMSTLQIDDPSSVFYRSLETLEDLEKHGFDVTRLQDRVHQLLSIKDEHVQLLNGSKDFEKELVVHIQETTTLNEEAREIERKMSEIQKQLKAIRSKKEAKDDEIAKLRSEMEAANSCIQNIRSDFQKQATASWKLP
- the LOC119983952 gene encoding DUF724 domain-containing protein 2-like isoform X1, which produces MVGFEADQGSIFGKGNKVEVSSDEEGFKGAWYRACLLESYPKSVYKKKKKVLVEYETLVMEDGSSPLVEHVDPAYIRPLPPEDDTGCQDFEVNEIVDAGYRDGWWVGTVRKVLQGSRYRVYFDNPPDVIDFDGRDLRLHWDWYFGNWVRPVREQMAESIFSSGAAVEVNPDSPSHCDVWFPAIVVKDYGDNNFFVKYNPEYGEDVDAKKIYVDLLHIRPIPPLYQDRSYELLEKVDTSYGTGWRAGVITKDLTGGKYTVFSKQGNEDKELSHSEIRPHLEWIDGKWISASKEIFVASDCLEQSVDALSNTHNSEVVLQLESTGASHNSEAAVLLESAGASLNSEFVVQLEMAGAFRYHTEDKSPRSTSVGNKLIAAGSENSPSYYLHSSKKRFRIAAPNRCYMNSRPRKDPMQEDYEEVPLSEALNLNKAPLEMLTKETTHGSATPKKGGSVKRFSRSPAVVNWDFSQPESSFCGKNIKAKNLNGDELGCLKICSATRKKRSGKLKSNITPVSAAGKRNSARDIASIDMNEDGAKVNDAGVPVICALKARGIKDSRSKNSSQLENEDPLKLMMDLNEKTNNRARDKSAKSRGGSQKRKRGRPRKLVISELNVEEAGEVQQGAGGDTGGTGAEDCVFSEFIMPVLQQLDSTDSSGASEPGTAEVSQKEDCMRKEVDMAITVVSDNIADDDQPLSSWFCGNHSSTSLEELRLASGRIANGGRKRRGRQLGSTPESCVLVTVDDSIPCRTASLPFVKGSPIWRTIESMEVFRILPQEPHFYPLAECKEEHREGSAIGMMVTFASLFEKMSTLQIDDPSSVFYRSLETLEDLEKHGFDVTRLQDRVHQLLSIKDEHVQLLNGSKDFEKELVVHIQETTTLNEEAREIERKMSEIQKQLKAIRSKKEAKDDEIAKLRSEMEAANSCIQNIRSDFQKQATASWKLP
- the LOC119983952 gene encoding DUF724 domain-containing protein 6-like isoform X2 yields the protein MVGFEADQGSIFGKGNKVEVSSDEEGFKGAWYRACLLESYPKSVYKKKKKVLVEYETLVMEDGSSPLVEHVDPAYIRPLPPEDDTGCQDFEVNEIVDAGYRDGWWVGTVRKVLQGSRYRVYFDNPPDVIDFDGRDLRLHWDWYFGNWVRPVREQMAESIFSSGAAVEVNPDSPSHCDVWFPAIVVKDYGDNNFFVKYNPEYGEDVDAKKIYVDLLHIRPIPPLYQDRSYELLEKVDTSYGTGWRAGVITKDLTGGKYTVFSKQGNEDKELSHSEIRPHLEWIDGKWISASKEIFVASDCLEQSVDALSNTHNSEVVLQLESTGASHNSEAAVLLESAGASLNSEFVVQLEMAGAFRYHTEDKSPRSTSVGNKLIAAGSENSPSYYLHSSKKRFRIAAPNRCYMNSRPRKDPMQEDYEEVPLSEALNLNKAPLEMLTKETTHGSATPKKGGSVKRFSRSPAVVNWDFSQPESSFCGKNIKAKNLNGDELGCLKICSATRKKRSGKLKSNITPVSAAGKRNSARDIASIDMNEDGAKVNDAGVPVICALKARGIKDSRSKNSSQLENEDPLKLMMDLNEKTNNRARDKSAKSRGGSQKRKRGRPRKLVISELNVEEAGEVQQGAGGDTGGTGAEDCVFSEFIMPVLQQLDSTGASEPGTAEVSQKEDCMRKEVDMAITVVSDNIADDDQPLSSWFCGNHSSTSLEELRLASGRIANGGRKRRGRQLGSTPESCVLVTVDDSIPCRTASLPFVKGSPIWRTIESMEVFRILPQEPHFYPLAECKEEHREGSAIGMMVTFASLFEKMSTLQIDDPSSVFYRSLETLEDLEKHGFDVTRLQDRVHQLLSIKDEHVQLLNGSKDFEKELVVHIQETTTLNEEAREIERKMSEIQKQLKAIRSKKEAKDDEIAKLRSEMEAANSCIQNIRSDFQKQATASWKLP